The sequence below is a genomic window from Dyadobacter chenwenxiniae.
TTTCTTTCTATTATATTTTATGAAATTTCACGTTCTGCGTTTTCAGAAATTCTGGGAAAACCATTGCCGTCTTCTTTGACCTTATTCCCGTATTCGCTCATAATGCCATTGTTGAGCGCATTTTTTATAGGCGTAATGGCTGGTATCTATCCGGCTTTTGTATTGTCAGGCATTTCGTCAATCGACTCTATGAAAGGCAAACTCAAATCAATTAAGGAAAATGTCATGTTAAGGCGCGGGCTTGTTGCTTTGCAGTTTGTGATAGCATTGTTTGTGTTTGCCGGCGCAATGGTCATTTCCAGGCAAGTCAACTATTTTTTTAACAAAAATCTGGGTTACAATAAAGAATCGCTCGTTTCCATCGCCGTTCCCCGCGACTGGACGCCGGAGGGATTGTCAAAAATGGAGGCGATTAGGGATCAGCTTTCGCAGTTGAAAGAGGTCAGCAATGTGAGCTTATCATACGAAATCCCCAACGGAAATAACGGCGGGCATGCAGGATTATACAAGTCTGGGCAGGATTCAGCGCAGGCCATTCACACGCAGTTTTTAAGCACAGACGAAAAGTACGCCGACACTTACCAGATCAAAATACTGGCTGGAAAGTTCTTCAACGCCAGGCAGGGAGCACATCAGCCCAATCGAATCGTGCTGAACCAGGCGGCGACGAAAGCGTTGGGATATTTGAATCCGGAAGATGCGGTCGGCCAGCAGGTGAGGGTTCATAATGTACCCGGCTTACTTACCGTAGACGGTGTTTCCGCAGATTTCAATTTTGCTTCTATGCACCAGGTTATCAAGCCGTTGGGATTCTTCCATGTGAAAGAAGGAAATGCATTCCGCTTCCTCACGTTCCGGCTCAACCCGGCCAACCTGGGTGAATCGATGGCTGCTGTTGAAAACAAATGGAGGCAACTCATGCCCGACGCGCCATTTGAATATGCCTTTATGGACGATACGCTGCAAAAACTGTACAAATCTGAAATGCAGTTAAAAAAAGCGTCACAAATAGCGACTGTCTTATCGGTAATTATTGTCTTACTTGGCGTCTTGGGAATGGTTTCTCTAAGCGTCGCCCGCCGTACACGCGAGCTGGGTATCCGCAAAGTCCTGGGCTCCTCGGAAGCAGCCATTATTATGCTTTTCCTGAGAGAATTCCTTTTGGTAATGGTCATCGCCATGCTCATTTCTTTTCCGCTGGCATTCCTAACCATGCAACGCTGGCTGGAAACCTACGCCTTCCGCATCAAAATTAACTGGGAACCATTCGCAATGGTTGGATTGGGATTTTGCTCGATTGTAACCTTGCTGGTATGCTTGCAAACAACAAAAGCCGCATTGACGAATCCTGTGAAGAGTCTTAGAAGTGAATGATTACACCGGTTTGAAAACCTCATATAGGACATATTCCTTACTTCGCACAAATTCTTTTATTGACTCGGCTTTTGAAATTAAGATTTCGGAGAGGTAATTGGTAGCGCAATTTCCTGTTCTGATCCAAATTACTTTGGGAGGAACAGAAAACAGGTGAAGCAGCCGGACAAAATCGTCGTCGATCGTAACAACCGCATCGTAACTGTTTTTGCGGGCAAACATGAA
It includes:
- a CDS encoding DUF5615 family PIN-like protein — its product is MRLLIDQNISHRLISAISEVYPEVDHVKSLDLINANDHDIFMFARKNSYDAVVTIDDDFVRLLHLFSVPPKVIWIRTGNCATNYLSEILISKAESIKEFVRSKEYVLYEVFKPV
- a CDS encoding ABC transporter permease; amino-acid sequence: MIQNYFKIALRNLLKRKFHSLVMIFGLSVGMTFTFLIMSYVWGELSVNRDLRNADNQYIVRSRWKNPDMGTDIATLGPLGATLKADYPNLVANFYRYDGITVAVSKGEKHFREEVQTGDSTLLAMYGFPLLHGNAKTALTQKSSVAITEEKALKYFGKTDVLGETLTLHNFIGGKQQFQVTAVLRNPPNNSVNNLLPKPAEVFIPLSSLDGRKGAEDNWDFPYMITYIELQKGVSPKDLEKPVTQTLATHASANTKANLEVYLTPLKDYYQEANNGLVRKMIYTLSGVTLFILLMAIVNFVNISIGKSSSRLKEIGVRKVLGSHKTQLVGQFLAESIILALFAMFLSIIFYEISRSAFSEILGKPLPSSLTLFPYSLIMPLLSAFFIGVMAGIYPAFVLSGISSIDSMKGKLKSIKENVMLRRGLVALQFVIALFVFAGAMVISRQVNYFFNKNLGYNKESLVSIAVPRDWTPEGLSKMEAIRDQLSQLKEVSNVSLSYEIPNGNNGGHAGLYKSGQDSAQAIHTQFLSTDEKYADTYQIKILAGKFFNARQGAHQPNRIVLNQAATKALGYLNPEDAVGQQVRVHNVPGLLTVDGVSADFNFASMHQVIKPLGFFHVKEGNAFRFLTFRLNPANLGESMAAVENKWRQLMPDAPFEYAFMDDTLQKLYKSEMQLKKASQIATVLSVIIVLLGVLGMVSLSVARRTRELGIRKVLGSSEAAIIMLFLREFLLVMVIAMLISFPLAFLTMQRWLETYAFRIKINWEPFAMVGLGFCSIVTLLVCLQTTKAALTNPVKSLRSE